A DNA window from Patagioenas fasciata isolate bPatFas1 chromosome 1, bPatFas1.hap1, whole genome shotgun sequence contains the following coding sequences:
- the PTMS gene encoding parathymosin isoform X2, whose amino-acid sequence MELKRMKKRILMMWMKKKKVVMRMKKEMRMGKSRMVMQKNDLQRKKRMKWIQRDRRQKMGLQPESSPPISSVPSISPPSFQPVLALSISLWLHTISDEGRLEMVSNREDSCFLLTRRSSPSVAFPSSEIIPDPTSLQLCPVYK is encoded by the exons TGGAGCtgaagaggatgaagaagagAATCCTGATGATGtggatgaagaagaagaaggtgGTGATGAGGATGAAG AAGGAGATGAGAATGGGCAAGAGCAGGATGGTCATGCAGAAAAACGATCTGCAGAGGAAGAAGAG GATGAAGTGGATCCAAAGagacagaagacagaaaatggGTCTTCAGCCTGAGTCCTCCCctcccatctcctctgttccgTCCATCTCTCCTCCTTCATTCCAGCCTGTGCTTGCACTGTCAATTAGCCTCTGGCTTCACACAATCTCAGATGAGGGAAGATTAGAAATGGTCTCAAACAGGGAAGACAGCTGTTTCCTTCTCACCCGAAGATCTAGCCCATCTGTGGCATTCCCCAGCTCTGAAATTATTCCAGACCCCACATCCCTTCAGCTGTGCCCCGTTTACAAATGA